A genomic region of Colletotrichum destructivum chromosome 1, complete sequence contains the following coding sequences:
- a CDS encoding Putative ankyrin repeat-containing domain superfamily, giving the protein MKPIPLDVAWHIFNHSEPHVQSRFARCSRAWHSFFNPKLYRHDVKNGQCSAVFKTIAHCTEMRVALATLEHTHRAGADYNKPTTMYMIEAQQPSPFLVTALYLAASKGYPKIVTFLLNHGADIDGVPDCRLRTPVFISLLSRDAETSMVLLRRGAHLESPEFGINALHQAAAAGLTEVITYLIEEKGLGVDQVDSNGDTPLIHSLLSPSPETVIAHLARFGVDVNQTTMIDTWRMTALSMACEDGMFSAALSLVEAGADATGESDGLVEGADPALRIYDQKPLELALLARSKQTNGRTAAVKQRLIKRLVKSGADPNAMVCISARCNWTGPLLLKLIRARRRWEAEMLLSSGLLDVDQRDSHGATSLTWTLSTCHGDPVMASILLRRGAKMDEEVLCTVIDKLVRLADARDHWGVISLLTREPKLLKIFHVLYSHCFWAASRSGDAVATRFLQDSPRSIVRMVTEMLKHGISLTKSGVLGVLRFNKNRGRMSGPVIARMFP; this is encoded by the coding sequence ATGAAGCCGATCCCCCTAGATGTCGCGTGGCACATCTTCAACCATAGCGAACCCCACGTCCAGTCCCGATTCGCACGATGCTCGCGCGCCTGGCATTCGTTCTTCAATCCCAAGCTGTACCGGCACGATGTCAAGAACGGTCAGTGTTCTGCCGTCTTCAAGACCATTGCCCATTGCACAGAGATGCGGGTGGCCCTCGCCACACTTGAGCATACCCACCGAGCCGGCGCTGACTACAACAAACCGACGACCATGTACATGATTGAAGCCCAACAGCCCAGCCCTTTTCTCGTCACGGCCCTGTACCTGGCCGCTTCGAAAGGCTATCCTAAGATCGTGACGTTTCTCCTCAATCACGGCGCGGATATCGATGGCGTCCCGGACTGCCGGCTGCGCACTCCCGTCTTCATATCTCTTCTCAGCCGCGATGCAGAAACGTCCATGGTCCTCCTTCGGCGTGGCGCGCACCTTGAGTCTCCCGAGTTTGGGATCAATGCGCTGCACCAAGCAGCTGCTGCGGGACTGACTGAGGTCATCACCTATCTGATCGAGGAGAAAGGACTGGGAGTGGACCAGGTCGACAGCAACGGGGACACGCCGCTGATCCACTCGCTGTTGTCACCGTCGCCCGAGACGGTCATAGCCCACCTGGCACGATTCGGGGTGGACGTAAACCAGACGACGATGATCGACACGTGGCGCATGACGGCTCTGAGTATGGCGTGCGAAGACGGCATGTTCTCTGCAGCCCTGTCACTTGTAGAAGCCGGAGCGGACGCCACGGGCGAGTCGGACGGCTTGGTCGAGGGGGCCGACCCCGCGCTCCGCATCTACGACCAGAAGCCGCTCGAGCTGGCACTGCTGGCTCGGTCCAAGCAAACAAacgggaggacggcggcagtGAAGCAGCGGCTCATCAAGCGTCTCGTCAAGTCAGGCGCCGACCCGAACGCAATGGTCTGCATTTCTGCGCGCTGCAACTGGACGGGGCCTCTCTTGCTGAAGCTCATCCGCGCGAGGCGTCGTTGGGAGGCTGAGATGTTGCTCTCTTCGGGCCTCTTGGACGTTGATCAACGCGACTCGCACGGTGCGACAAGCCTTACTTGGACCCTCTCCACGTGCCATGGAGACCCCGTTATGGCGTCGATTTTGTTGCGGCGTGGTGCCAAAATGGACGAAGAGGTGTTGTGCACCGTCATCGACAAGCTGGTGCGGCTGGCGGATGCGCGAGATCATTGGGGTGTGATCAGCCTCCTGACGCGGGAGCCCAAGCTGTTGAAGATATTCCATGTGTTGTATTCGCACTGCTTTTGGGCTGCATCGAGAAGCGGCGATGCGGTGGCAACGCGATTTCTGCAGGATTCGCCGAGGTCAATCGTGCGGATGGTTACGGAGATGCTGAAGCATGGGATCAGTCTGACTAAATCGGGGGTTCTCGGCGTGTTGCGGTTCAACAAGAATAGGGGGAGAATGTCAGGGCCGGTTATCGCGAGGATGTTTCCATGA
- a CDS encoding Putative Chromo-like domain superfamily protein, with product MRVQKGTAVDAAWSSRLDVTDVICTFASGSRVFYGVVAEVPDPLVWDWPDDRQLLWVYDDGNSVKVWQECVERPRPSNPAWASCLRSIVGCYENDGGNVSYAVRWNGYACPTWEAEEDMSNYSHLLAEHDRACKCRGRS from the coding sequence ATGAGAGTGCAAAAAGGCACGGCGGTCGATGCGGCATGGTCATCACGTCTCGACGTAACTGACGTCATCTGCACCTTCGCGAGTGGCAGTCGAGTATTCTACGGCGTAGTCGCAGAGGTTCCTGATCCCCTCGTGTGGGATTGGCCAGACGATCGTCAACTTCTATGGGTTTATGACGACGGAAACTCCGTCAAAGTATGGCAAGAATGTGTCGAgcgacctcggccgagcAATCCTGCGTGGGCGTCATGTCTCCGGTCCATTGTGGGCTGCTATGAAAACGATGGCGGCAATGTTTCGTACGCCGTCAGGTGGAACGGATACGCATGTCCCACGTGGGAAGCAGAGGAGGACATGTCAAACTACAGCCACCTACTGGCAGAGCACGATCGGGCTTGCAAGTGCAGGGGAAGGTCGTGA
- a CDS encoding Putative F-box domain-containing protein, giving the protein MRQHSLPIRGTKAGASCPNHVGLFSTRITVCLPRSHSNSLQAPKSTEDQSCQSIPHGEVDRLNHIIKTRMSSSILPTLESLPNEIHHEIISMLDAFDKLILRTMNQHFREMIPATTENLLATEQADKAIMRNLLGCFDCRCLRRAVHFADNMCKGPRRVGGIRSSSRFCIDCGLKGGPGKTRYTRGSIVTVGGKRFIKCWCERFAQVAEDSEVEGQLLCVLCWEPIARRRKMRDQERAKAARSQAKKEYYALMRDLGRAESEIEDYLPDDLRSDEDDYAWSVGSV; this is encoded by the coding sequence ATGCGGCAGCATTCGCTCCCCATTCGTGGAACTAAAGCGGGAGCATCTTGTCCGAATCACGTGGGCCTTTTCTCGACACGTATCACTGTTTGCTTACCCCGCTCACATAGCAATTCATTACAAGCCCCTAAATCTACTGAAGATCAGTCTTGCCAATCCATCCCTCATGGTGAGGTTGATAGACTTAATCATATTATCAAAACCAGAATGTCTTCCTCAATACTACCGACATTAGAATCCCTGCCAAATGAAATCCATCATGAGATAATCAGTATGCTCGATGCCTTCGACAAATTGATTCTCCGCACGATGAACCAACATTTCCGAGAGATGATACCTGCGACCACCGAAAACTTGCTTGCCACTGAGCAAGCCGACAAAGCAATCATGAGAAATTTACTTGGATGTTTCGACTGTAGATGCCTCAGACGGGCTGTGCACTTCGCCGATAACATGTGCAAAGGGCCTCGACGCGTGGGTGGCATCAGGTCGTCTTCACGATTTTGTATCGACTGTGGCCTTAAAGGCGGGCCCGGTAAGACTCGGTATACTAGGGGAAGTATTGTTACCGTTGGTGGTAAGCGCTTCATTAAGTGCTGGTGTGAAAGGTTCGCCCAGGTTGCTGAGGATAGCGAAGTTGAGGGCCAGCTTCTCTGCGTTCTGTGCTGGGAGCCTATAGCTAGAAGACGAAAGATGAGGGATCAGGAGCGAGCGAAGGCAGCAAGATCCCAAGCTAAAAAAGAGTACTACGCGCTTATGCGGGACTTGGGCCGGGCGGAGTCTGAGATCGAGGACTATCTGCCGGATGATCTGAGGTCAGATGAGGATGACTATGCTTGGAGTGTAGGTTCTGTTTAA